One stretch of Tribolium castaneum strain GA2 chromosome 5, icTriCast1.1, whole genome shotgun sequence DNA includes these proteins:
- the LOC663069 gene encoding adenylate kinase isoenzyme 5 isoform X2 has protein sequence MGICLDTEQSDGSQAFEEGQDTWVQNTPRRAEPGSTTPPTGKLPMQNDTDVQFESPKVPVIFVLGGPGSGKVTHCDSLMQEKKGITHINMTDLLQQYAIGNDMQDFGLLSSKTVTEVLMLEMKMAPTAKTYLVSGFPRNMRDVVEYSEKIQMLSGAIMISWRQKVLERQIDYGAKLGQVVLSLARMELNNFYKNVMPVADYFDQSNMLISINGERHPSNVYKDFRAAVFKILGMQDNPPVFTNGKVATVPSDVTTELPTMQALPPAHVQNHEPERPKTQVISVTTNNQHNYQSPVKAGWPPVLWVIGGPGSNKAALCSQAAKDTRWTHISLGKLLRAAAEPPDPRHNSETAKIRESISAGELVPLNVVMKFVESHMAANMAAPGIILDGFPRDMTQATEFEAKFKQKPSIVLLDCSKLQLGRGRLDDSVTAFRRRLEIFRQSSLPMLKTMDNIGRLTIVDGDTDTAPVQDDFKGVVKEHIEYIKRQQQEPAAANGFANGHVPNGEATLQDLEAEPIETISKHVGNGVAHSLANGVRTMANGYTNGHIPNGYARDLPQYTSFDGPDNRQMYNEVNYMDGHI, from the exons ATGGGAATCTGCTTGGATACAG AGCAAAGTGATGGTTCTCAAGCTTTCGAAGAAGGGCAGGACACTTGGGTGCAGAACACGCCACGAAGAGCCGAACCGGGCTCCACAACACCACCAACCGGAAAACTACCAATGCAAAACGACACAGACGTGCAGTTTGAATCGCCAAAAGTGCCGGTTATATTTGTTCTCG GGGGCCCTGGCAGCGGCAAGGTGACTCACTGTGACAGCCTTATGCAAGAAAAGAAAGGCATAACACACATCAACATGACTGACCTCCTCCAACAATACGCCATCGGCAACG ATATGCAAGATTTCGGGCTGTTGTCGAGTAAGACCGTCACCGAAGTGCTCATGCTTGAGATGAAGATGGCGCCAACGGCCAAGACGTATCTCGTCTCGGGGTTTCCCAGGAACATGAGGGACGTCGTCGAGTATTCGGAAAAG ATCCAGATGTTAAGCGGTGCGATTATGATCTCTTGGCGGCAAAAAGTTCTGGAACGACAAATCGATTACGGTGCCAAATTAGGTCAAGTGGTTTTATCATTGGCCAGAATGGAActcaacaatttttacaagaatGTGATGCCAGTAGCCGACTATTTCGACCAAAGCAATATGCTAATATCG ATAAACGGCGAACGCCATCCTTCTAACGTCTACAAGGACTTTCGAGCAGCAGTATTCAAAATTCTCGGAATGCAAGACAACCCTCCAGTATTCACAAACGGCAAAGTGGCCACCGTCCCATCGGACGTCACCACCGAACTTCCAACAATG CAAGCGTTACCTCCGGCCCATGTGCAAAACCACGAGCCCGAAAGGCCCAAAACCCAGGTGATATCAGTGACCACCAACAACCAGCATAATTACCAGTCGCCTGTTAAGGCCGGCTGGCCCCCCGTTTTGTGGGTAATTGGAGGCCCGGGGAGCAACAAGGCGGCTCTGTGCTCGCAAGCGGCCAAAGACACCAGGTGGACTCACATCAGTCTGGGGAAGCTGCTCAGAGCCGCAGCTGAACCCCCGGATCCGAGACACAACAGCGAAACGGCCAAAATTAGAGAGAGCATAAGTGCAGGAGAGCTGGTGCCTTTGAACGTCGTGATGAAGTTCGTGGAGTCGCATATGGCGGCCAATATGGCGGCGCCGGGAATCATCCTTGACGGGTTCCCGAGGGACATGACCCAGGCCACCGAGTTTGAAGCTAAG TTCAAGCAGAAGCCGTCGATAGTCCTCCTGGACTGCTCGAAGCTCCAGCTCGGGCGAGGGCGCCTGGACGACAGCGTGACAGCTTTCAGGCGTCGTTTGGAGATTTTCAGGCAGTCGTCATTGCCGATGCTGAAAACCATGGACAATATCGGGCGACTGACGATCGTGGACGGGGACACGGACACGGCCCCCGTCCAGGACGACTTCAAGGGTGTGGTGAAAGAGCACATCGAGTACATCAAGCGCCAGCAGCAGGAGCCGGCGGCCGCCAACGGCTTCGCCAACGGGCACGTGCCCAACGGAGAGGCCACTCTCCAGGACCTGGAGGCCGAACCCATCGAGACCATCAGCAAGCACGTGGGCA
- the LOC663069 gene encoding adenylate kinase isoenzyme 5 isoform X1 — MGICLDTEQSDGSQAFEEGQDTWVQNTPRRAEPGSTTPPTGKLPMQNDTDVQFESPKVPVIFVLGGPGSGKVTHCDSLMQEKKGITHINMTDLLQQYAIGNDGQTSLINIGSVPTDMQDFGLLSSKTVTEVLMLEMKMAPTAKTYLVSGFPRNMRDVVEYSEKIQMLSGAIMISWRQKVLERQIDYGAKLGQVVLSLARMELNNFYKNVMPVADYFDQSNMLISINGERHPSNVYKDFRAAVFKILGMQDNPPVFTNGKVATVPSDVTTELPTMQALPPAHVQNHEPERPKTQVISVTTNNQHNYQSPVKAGWPPVLWVIGGPGSNKAALCSQAAKDTRWTHISLGKLLRAAAEPPDPRHNSETAKIRESISAGELVPLNVVMKFVESHMAANMAAPGIILDGFPRDMTQATEFEAKFKQKPSIVLLDCSKLQLGRGRLDDSVTAFRRRLEIFRQSSLPMLKTMDNIGRLTIVDGDTDTAPVQDDFKGVVKEHIEYIKRQQQEPAAANGFANGHVPNGEATLQDLEAEPIETISKHVGNGVAHSLANGVRTMANGYTNGHIPNGYARDLPQYTSFDGPDNRQMYNEVNYMDGHI; from the exons ATGGGAATCTGCTTGGATACAG AGCAAAGTGATGGTTCTCAAGCTTTCGAAGAAGGGCAGGACACTTGGGTGCAGAACACGCCACGAAGAGCCGAACCGGGCTCCACAACACCACCAACCGGAAAACTACCAATGCAAAACGACACAGACGTGCAGTTTGAATCGCCAAAAGTGCCGGTTATATTTGTTCTCG GGGGCCCTGGCAGCGGCAAGGTGACTCACTGTGACAGCCTTATGCAAGAAAAGAAAGGCATAACACACATCAACATGACTGACCTCCTCCAACAATACGCCATCGGCAACG ATGGACAAACGAGCTTAATCAATATCGGTAGCGTTCCGACAG ATATGCAAGATTTCGGGCTGTTGTCGAGTAAGACCGTCACCGAAGTGCTCATGCTTGAGATGAAGATGGCGCCAACGGCCAAGACGTATCTCGTCTCGGGGTTTCCCAGGAACATGAGGGACGTCGTCGAGTATTCGGAAAAG ATCCAGATGTTAAGCGGTGCGATTATGATCTCTTGGCGGCAAAAAGTTCTGGAACGACAAATCGATTACGGTGCCAAATTAGGTCAAGTGGTTTTATCATTGGCCAGAATGGAActcaacaatttttacaagaatGTGATGCCAGTAGCCGACTATTTCGACCAAAGCAATATGCTAATATCG ATAAACGGCGAACGCCATCCTTCTAACGTCTACAAGGACTTTCGAGCAGCAGTATTCAAAATTCTCGGAATGCAAGACAACCCTCCAGTATTCACAAACGGCAAAGTGGCCACCGTCCCATCGGACGTCACCACCGAACTTCCAACAATG CAAGCGTTACCTCCGGCCCATGTGCAAAACCACGAGCCCGAAAGGCCCAAAACCCAGGTGATATCAGTGACCACCAACAACCAGCATAATTACCAGTCGCCTGTTAAGGCCGGCTGGCCCCCCGTTTTGTGGGTAATTGGAGGCCCGGGGAGCAACAAGGCGGCTCTGTGCTCGCAAGCGGCCAAAGACACCAGGTGGACTCACATCAGTCTGGGGAAGCTGCTCAGAGCCGCAGCTGAACCCCCGGATCCGAGACACAACAGCGAAACGGCCAAAATTAGAGAGAGCATAAGTGCAGGAGAGCTGGTGCCTTTGAACGTCGTGATGAAGTTCGTGGAGTCGCATATGGCGGCCAATATGGCGGCGCCGGGAATCATCCTTGACGGGTTCCCGAGGGACATGACCCAGGCCACCGAGTTTGAAGCTAAG TTCAAGCAGAAGCCGTCGATAGTCCTCCTGGACTGCTCGAAGCTCCAGCTCGGGCGAGGGCGCCTGGACGACAGCGTGACAGCTTTCAGGCGTCGTTTGGAGATTTTCAGGCAGTCGTCATTGCCGATGCTGAAAACCATGGACAATATCGGGCGACTGACGATCGTGGACGGGGACACGGACACGGCCCCCGTCCAGGACGACTTCAAGGGTGTGGTGAAAGAGCACATCGAGTACATCAAGCGCCAGCAGCAGGAGCCGGCGGCCGCCAACGGCTTCGCCAACGGGCACGTGCCCAACGGAGAGGCCACTCTCCAGGACCTGGAGGCCGAACCCATCGAGACCATCAGCAAGCACGTGGGCA
- the fz gene encoding frizzled precursor produces the protein MKPLLLLALSSIINGLQHEISHIEDAIIPPHDKCKPITVPFCIDVPYNSTIFPNLVGHNTQEDAGYEVHQYFPLIKINCSADLHLFLCSVFVPVCTILEKPVPPCRSLCLSAKSGCEGIMRKFGYNWPENLDCNQYPENSNLCVEKHNISVTPTPANEPPDYPKSKFDFKGVRAKYPRDFGFVCPLQFEVKNMDYSLKVGDKVVKNCGAPCHMMFFNENKQKFSRVWIGTWAVLCSASCLFTVCTFLIDTNRFRYPERPIIFLSVCYLMVALAYVVGFIAGDSIACKEPPISDEGIRKVSIITQGTKYELCTILFMVLYFFSMASSIWWVILTLTWFLAAGLKWGHEAIEANSQYFHLAAWAIPAVKTITILAMGKVDGDVLSGVCYVGIWNVDALRIFILIPLCIYLVFGLVFLTSGLISLFRIRTVMKHDGTKTDKLEKLMIRIGVFSILYTVPAMMVIACLFYEQFNFDNWMLTWNHDMCVKQTYAVPCPQDIREYSHPLFPIFMIKYLMYMIVGITSSVWIWSGKTVHSWKVFLNRLRGRHAAYV, from the exons ATGAAGCCGCTGCTCCTGCTGGCGCTTTCGTCGATCATAAACGGCCTGCAGCACGAAATCTCCCACATCGAAGACGCAATAATTCCACCCCATGACAAGTGCAAGCCCATCACTGTGCCTTTCTGCATCGACGTCCCCTACAACAGCACCATTTTCCCCAACCTGGTGGGCCACAACACCCAGGAGGACGCCGGCTACGAGGTGCACCAGTACTTCCCCCTGATCAAAATCAACTGCAGCGCCGACTTGCACCTGTTCCTCTGCTCCGTGTTCGTGCCCGTGTGCACGATCTTGGAGAAGCCGGTGCCCCCATGCCGCTCCCTGTGCCTCTCGGCCAAGTCGGGCTGCGAGGGGATCATGCGGAAATTCGGCTACAACTGGCCCGAAAACCTCGACTGCAACCAGTACCCCGAAAACTCGAATCTCTGCGTGGAGAAACACAACATCAGTGTGACCCCCACACCGGCAAACGAGCCCCCCGACTACCCCAAGAGCAAGTTCGATTTCAAGGGGGTACGGGCGAAGTATCCGCGGGATTTCGGGTTCGTGTGCCCCCTGCAGTTCGAGGTGAAGAACATGGACTACTCCCTTAAAGTGGGGGACAAAGTGGTGAAGAACTGTGGGGCCCCGTGCCACATGATGTTCTTCAACGAAAATAAGCAGAAATTCTCCCGGGTCTGGATTGGGACTTGGGCTGTTTTGTGCTCGGCCAGTTGTCTGTTCACTGTGTGCACCTTCTTGATTGACACCAATAGGTTTAGGTACCCCGAACGCcccattatatttttatcggTTTGTTATTTGATGGTCGCTTTGGCGTACGTTGTCGGTTTTATCGCCGGCGATTCCATAGCGTGTAAGGAACCGCCGATTTCGGATGAAGGCATCAGGAAAGTGAGCATTATCACACAAGGGACCAAATACGAATTGTGCACGATTTTATTCATGGTCTTATATTTCTTCAGTATGGCCTCGAGTATTTGGTGGGTGATTTTGACTCTGACGTGGTTTTTGGCCGCTGGGTTGAAATGGGGGCATGAGGCGATTGAAGCCAACTCACAGTATTTTCATCTGGCGGCATGGGCGATTCCGGCCGTTAAGACCATCACGATTTTGGCGATGGGAAAAGTCGATG GTGACGTACTAAGCGGAGTTTGCTACGTTGGAATTTGGAACGTGGACGCCTTGCGAATCTTCATTCTCATACCTTTATGCATTTATCTAGTCTTCGGGTTAGTATTTTTAACTTCCGGCTTAATCTCGCTATTCCGTATTCGTACGGTAATGAAACACGACGGTACAAAAACCGACAAATTAGAAAAGCTAATGATCCGTATCGGcgtattttctattttatacACAGTACCTGCAATGATGGTCATTGCTTGCCTGTTTTACGAACAGTTTAATTTCGATAATTGGATGTTGACTTGGAATCACGACATGTGCGTCAAACAGACCTATGCCGTGCCTTGTCCGCAAGACATTAGGGAATATTCACATCCGCTCTTTCCCATTTTTATGATCAAATATCTCATGTATATGATTGTGGGAATAACGTCAAGTGTGTGGATTTGGTCGGGCAAAACGGTGCACAGTTGGAAAGTGTTTCTTAACCGACTCAGAGGCAGACATGCGGCTTACGTTTAA
- the meigo gene encoding solute carrier family 35 member B1 homolog, with the protein MNKTNKFLLEAAAIFVTYFYFGILQEKITKGKYTYEATDDKGEKIYLTEKYTYFLTLVFILCATSYAAACIFLKIWRPDEDKTPRLYYISIAITYLLAMVCSNMALQWVPYPTQVVGKSAKPIPVMILGVLLGKKSYPFKKYIFVLLIVVGVVLFMFKDKGKPAQQDMEFGLGELLLILSLMMDGMTGGVQERIRAEAQPTGQQMMKASNGWSVLFLGCALVTTGEGFQFLEFAKRHPNVTVNLLVLGLTQAVGQMFLYNMVSDFGPLVVSVVTTTRKFFTFLGSVIIFGNALSVRQWIGTLIVFTGLFLDTFFSKKATKKSPSN; encoded by the exons ATGAATAAAACTAACAAATTCCTCCTGGAAGCTGCTGCAATTTTCGTAACATATTTCTACTTTGGaatattacaagaaaaaataacgaaaGGCAAATACACGTATGAGGCTACGGACGATAAAGGAGAGAAAATCTACCTTACGGAGAAGTACACTTACTTCCTAAccttagtttttattttgtgcgcAACTAGCTATGCAGCCGCTtgcatatttttgaaaatttggcgGCCCGATGAAGACAAGACACCGAGACTTTACTACATAAGTATTGCCATAACGTACCTTCTGGCTATGGTATGTTCAAATATGGCACTCCAATGGGTGCCATATCCCACCCAAGTTGTGGGCAAATCGGCCAAACCCATCCCAGTCATGATACTGGGAGTATTGTTAGGGAAAAAATCATATCCGTTTAAGAAGTACATTTTCGTGTTGTTGATTGTCGTTGGAGTGGTGCTGTTTATGTTTAAAGACAAGGGCAAACCTGCGCAGCAAGACATGGAATTTGGTTTGGGGGAACTGTTGTTAATCTTGTCCCTAATGATGGATGGGATGACTGGAGGAGTTCAA GAAAGGATAAGAGCAGAGGCGCAGCCAACAGGCCAACAAATGATGAAAGCATCAAATGGATGGTCGGTTTTATTTCTAGGATGCGCTCTTGTAACAACAGGTGAAGGTTTCCAGTTTTTGGAATTTGCAAAGAGGCATCCAAATGTTACTGTTAATCTATTAGTATTAGGATTAACGCAAGCAGTCGGACAAATGTTTCTGTATAATATG GTTTCAGATTTTGGGCCTTTGGTTGTCTCAGTTGTGACAACAACCCGAAAGTTCTTTACTTTCTTGGgctcagttattatttttgggaACGCCCTAAGTGTTAGACAGTGGATAGGAACATTGATTGTTTTCACTGGACTCTTCCTTGATACGTTCTTCTCTAAGAAAGCCACCAAAAAATCTCCCAGCAATTAA